CTAGTCAAAATACACAGACCTGTCAAGCTGCACTGcagaggaaggacagaaggGTGTTGATCTCTACTCCCGGTATAAGCCCTCATTCATATCTGAATAATAGCACATGGAAGGGCCTGAATTCAAATgccagaggaggaagaagagccCCTCAGAGACCAGTTGCTTGCTAGGCTCCCAGTCTGGACAAGCGTAGCCATCCAACTCTGACTAGGTTGCCATAACCCACAGCTTCCCTTAGGCTCCACAGCAGAAATACCGGCTTTGCCATTCCTCTGTAGCTGTTATTTGAGAGAGGGTGTGGGCAGACAGGGCTGTCTGGTTGTTACTCACCTGTATATTTAACAGGAATGCTTTCTTGGCCTCCTCCAAGACTCTTTTCTTAGTAGCAAGGTCCATCTCAAGGGCATTCATGCGGGACCGATAGAGCTGTTTGAACTTGGTGGCGTTGGAGACTCCATCGAAGGTGAAGAAAGCCAGCCCTTCCCCAGTGCTGGGCAGCTGGAGAGCCTTTTGGGCAATTTTCTTCAACACCTGCCCCCCAGACAGGTCTCCCAAATAGCGAGTGTAGGCATGGGCCACCAGGAGCTCTGGATGGTTCCTGCCGACGTAGTGGAGCCTTTCAACGTATTTCTGAGTAGCCTCAGGACATGGGATCTCTTCCCTCCAGTTTCTGCCGTAGAAGTACTTCAAGTCTTCCTCCAGGGCAGCTTTCCGGTGCAGCTCCGCCGGAAAATAAACTGGGGCGTAAGCAGGGTTGTCCTTGTTACGTTCAATCTCTTCCTCCAGAGCAGAGTAGATGAAGTACAGGGATGCCGTAACGAgctgaaacagaaggaaggggaTGAGGTACAGGTGTATGTCTGTCTTCTTCAGGGTTTGGGGACAAATCCCACCAAGAAATAAGTTACTCATGTGCACACCCACTATTAATCACACACATCTGTTATGGTGCAGGTTTCCTATGTGGCAAACAGAGTTGCAAGGGACAGTGAGACACCAATCTAGCCCTTCCCATTCTTTAGGCAGCATCAGGTAAGACCTAAGCCATTTCCAGCAGATACTGGTCTTACCTGCCcttaaaagctgctgctttcaccTTCAACTTAAAGTCCTTGCAGCTTGATATAATGGAAACTAGAGCCTTATGAAACCATACAATGGTCTATTCTCTTAATTCCCCCAGTCAATATGAAGAGCATTCCCAAAGGTACATTGTTTCGTGCATTGTTAGAGTCTGAATGCTTCAAGATGTGGCTTTCTTTTGTGGGGCCCTGTGAGATGACGACCCACCCTGCTAATTTTGCAACCTATTTATCCGGCTGGCAGCCCACCAGCCCGGGAATGGAGGCACCCCGGCTCTCCCATTCGGTCTTGGAAGTGGCGTTGCCTCTTGGTTACCCTGAGGACACAAGCTAAAAGGGTGCTGGAGGCACAGCCTGCCTCTGAAAAACGCCTTTGTGAAGGATCTCTGTGAAGCTCTGTGCTCATCCTTCTGTTTTGAAAccattgttattgttgtttttcccaGCTTACGcgatattttcttctgtctgccaACTTTTCCACGTGGCATAAGACAATCTAGCTGtgttcttcccttccccagggatTCTGTTTGCAGAAGCTGTATTCATATTTACACCTACAACACCTCTTGCTTACACTGAAATCCCTTATTGACAGCAAGCGGTAAAACACGCAGGTATCATAGTACAGGTGAGTCAGGTTTGAAGAGGGATTACACTGATGTCAGGAGAGAAAGCAGCTTACTCTCCCACAAAGCTGTCGGTTCTGCGGGACAGGAGATGCCGTTTTTCAACTTTACACCACTGTGTCAGCAAACAGGACTTTGATATACACACAGGCAGTGACTTGGTTGTGGAAACAGATACTCAAATTCTAGGGAGTCATGCATCAGGGCTGATACATGGGTTTGCCAAGAgggtaaacaaaaaaaaaaaaaaaagaagaggtttTTAAATGATAACCCATTTTCCAGCTTActggaaaagaaaccaaatacAGGAACATTGCctaacaaattaagaaaatttaacTTGACCCGTTGTTTTTGGTGGCAGCCAGTGGGTCAGTGGGAAACGTGGCTTTGGAAAATtatcattactttttaaagccTGGTGTCATGTCTCACTTCCCCTGACAGTGTGTAAACAGTTTCTGGGAAACCGAGCTGTGCTCCTGAATCTTAGAGGCctatttctggcttttttttttttttttttttttttttttttttttttgttaatgccAACCTGTCTCAAATTCACTGCCTAACAAAAGCCCCGTTCCTAACAGCAGGAAGTCAGCACCTGTGATTGAATTCATGCTTGACTAAGTATCATGAATACAACCTGTCAGGAATAAGTAGTCTTTTGCCTATTCTTGTGGATTTATTTATGAAGGAGCGACTCAACAACAAAGTAATTAAGCCACAGGTCGGATTACTGACTGTTATTTGCAAACCCATGCGTCAGTTCCTCTGGCCTGCTGGGAATTTCTAGCCCAGGTGTTGCCTTGGTTTGGCTCATGGCTTTGTTATGTAGCTCAGATCCCAGGCATCCCCTATAGCCAGGTTAGACACAGACTAGTAACTGCAAATAACTcttaatatttcaagaaaagcaaCAGGCTCCTACCTGCTAGCAGCAGATACAGCTTGCTCAAGTTCAGTGCCTTTGAGCAATTGTTCCTGATCTCAGCCTGCTATAACCCAAGTGACAACTAAACCACTGCAAGGTTTGGTGCCAGACTCGATCTCACAGCCTCACTTTATTGCTAGCCCACCATTATTTCTAGCTGTAACTGCTCAGAGTGCTCTAAATTTAGCGCGCTCCATTCTTGACACTTAAGCCACTCACATATCTGCACATTGTTACATCTCCATTAACTGCCTTTGCCACTAATTAACATGCAGGCATTTATGAAGACAGATAAAAGCAGTTAGATTAATCCCTTCAGtcttactgtctttttttcctgcttcagctCGGCTGCCCATCCCGAaaggcacagccctgccttgcATCCTGCAGGAGGGGCTGGTAGGATAGGAGGGTGgtgctgtggtttgttttgcaCAGGAGATGCTGATGCTGCCCCCCTCCACCCTGCTTTAGTCCCCACACATCCTGTCCCATCCAACAGCGTGCTTCCTGGTGAGGAAATCCCATACCCAAGCTATGCTGCTCTGATGTTAATATCATACCTTAAACTCGTGGAGGGACACCTGCCCCTTCTGGAAGTTCTTCATGAAGGGTGTGTTCTCCGCCTGCTCGTGCACCTCCTTGGTGGCTTCCTTCAAGAGCTCCGACAGGTCCTGAGACATGCTGGGGAAAAGCAGCGGGACAGACATCAGAGTTGTGGCTCCCCTCCAGCAAAAACAGATCTCAGCTCTCTAGGAAAAGCGGGGAGCCTGAGACGGcaggaaaaggagcagagagATCCCGAGAGCCGGGGACTGGGGTGCCAGCATCCCAGTCGCTGTCCGGAGCGGGGAATACTGACAGACTCTGtccagaggggagaggaggagcaagctgctccctgcagagcagaaacagGAACAGCGTGCCTAAAAGCAGAAGGAGCAATGCACTACTCGTTCAGCTAAAACGTACCCTTtctcccttgccctgctctCACCTTTCAGAGCTGTGTTTCTGGGAAGTTTCCATGTTTCTCCACGTTGTTTTcgtgttgtttgttttctcctgcttgcccttctccttcccctctgctcccggGACGGTGAGGCGTCTGAGCTGGGCAGCCCAGCTCCCGCATCCAGCTTTATACTGACGAGCCACGTGAGCAGCCGAACCGCTGACCTCAGTGTGAGCACAAACTTCTTGCAACACACTGCACTTCCCTTCCCAGTGTGGCTGTCGTCCTGCCTCGCCCCCAGAAGGAGGCCAGCCTTGGAAGGCAGGAGGAAGTCACCCGATGCTTCGTGACAGCTCAGCGCAAACAAGAGGATGCCCGGCCgcttctccttccctggggGGCTCCTGGTGTTGGGGCGGCGGGGTTGGGCAAGGAGGGGTGGGTTTATGGGGGCAATGCCCGTGGCAGGGTGGGCAGCCGCCTCTCCCTACACCCATCTGTGTCCCAGCTGCGCCCTGCCTCTGGAGCTCACACTACATCTGTCCTAACCTGCTCTAGCAAGCCTCCGGtgcaaatgtttcatttcccaTGGCAGTGAGCACCTTCATAGCCTCTCAAGTAACACAGAGCTTGCTGGCCACGGGATGAGGAGCTCTGCACAGTAGGACGCTGGGCTTTGCACCAGTCCTGGGCACCCAGGGTGATGCAGGTGCTGTGGCACGTGCGCCAGCTCGAGTCTGCAAGTGCCACAAGTACAGTTGCACAGCACCAGACCCTGCTGAATTCGCCTTGTCTCCTTGCACAGAGCCAGCACAGGTGTGCCTGCACCAATGCATGGAGAAATCCTTTCTGCTCTCCGGTATGATGACAAAAATACCGTGTTTGTGTGGCAAGTGGCCCCTGCTGTTACCTCAACCGTGCGCAGGGCGTTTCAGGAGGGCAATGCTCCATCTCCTCCACACCCAGATGGCTGGAAATAGCTGCTGTGAGTGGAGGACTGCAAAGATGTGATGTGAGACTTGGGGTAAACTCTGAGGAAACGTGCAGAGATTTGCAAAGgcaaataatttctgatttagCAAAAGAGAGTTGGTCAAGGCGCTGCTGCCAGTAGCTGgcttctctgctgttttgtcTGGTTTGGTGGTCGACGAGGCAGCCAACAGATGAAGTGGGGCCCTTCTTTTccatctgcagctctgctggcagcacagctaGCCGGGATGGAAGATGCATCGTCGAGCTGTGCTTTGGGAAATCACAAATTTTGTGTTCAAGCCAAAAGAGCGGGGCACTCAAAGCCAGCGCTGCAGCAGCGGGCACTGCCATCCAAGCCGTGCACCTCACGTGCTGCCTTGGCCCTACACTTAcaccccagctgcagggggctAGAGAACTGTCCCAGAGGAAACGTGCCCCCACGCCTGGTTTGGGACCGGGGCAGACATCTGGTGAGCAGCGCAGGCTCAGGAAGGATTACTCAGCGCTTCCACCCTGACTCAGCCAGGGTTTTCCTGTAGGGCTCCTCTCGTTAAAGCAACAGAGCATTCTAGCAAAAACTGGCAGCTCCTCTCCTACTCCCAGGCCCTCTCACATGACTTGCTGCTGGCCTGCTTATTTTCCTATAAAATAAACG
This genomic window from Cygnus olor isolate bCygOlo1 chromosome 1, bCygOlo1.pri.v2, whole genome shotgun sequence contains:
- the HMOX1 gene encoding heme oxygenase 1, translated to METSQKHSSESMSQDLSELLKEATKEVHEQAENTPFMKNFQKGQVSLHEFKLVTASLYFIYSALEEEIERNKDNPAYAPVYFPAELHRKAALEEDLKYFYGRNWREEIPCPEATQKYVERLHYVGRNHPELLVAHAYTRYLGDLSGGQVLKKIAQKALQLPSTGEGLAFFTFDGVSNATKFKQLYRSRMNALEMDLATKKRVLEEAKKAFLLNIQVFEALQELVSKSQENGHLVQSKAELRARSVNKSYEHGPAPGKESERTSRSQTDLVATSPLVRWILALGFIVTTVAVGLFAM